In Borrelia hispanica CRI, a genomic segment contains:
- a CDS encoding BTA121 domain-containing protein surface lipoprotein, giving the protein MNEKKGRDLLFLLLFFVMFGSCGVDTQKKKGLATDSGVYNFSKVVVAKQPDTNFTSVTRFGQSVVSPTTENGEQKPVNYEGREGDLKPDDSEASGITCDDSSISTLKDEVVEVESSPEKEEARFFALSNKFGLSYDEKIFIGIIKKIVTDVNVGLNRGYKTYSNNEFYNLLEKLGANFVKRIVKSLKPTFIALNNAQIAFDKLKESHKKHFQMTFNMAYNGFARDLKSMFNKSCFVNIYNSSLQYDNPYRVEFVSLLRYFDYMNGGKK; this is encoded by the coding sequence ATGAATGAGAAGAAAGGCCGTGATTTATTGTTTTTATTATTATTTTTTGTAATGTTTGGGAGTTGTGGGGTAGACACTCAAAAAAAGAAAGGTTTGGCAACTGATAGTGGGGTATATAATTTTAGTAAAGTTGTTGTTGCAAAACAACCGGATACGAATTTTACATCCGTAACTAGATTTGGGCAATCAGTGGTGTCACCGACAACAGAAAATGGAGAGCAAAAACCTGTGAATTATGAAGGAAGAGAAGGAGATTTGAAACCTGATGATTCGGAGGCTTCTGGAATAACATGTGACGATAGTTCAATTTCTACATTAAAAGATGAAGTGGTGGAAGTTGAATCATCTCCAGAAAAAGAGGAAGCAAGGTTTTTTGCTTTGAGCAATAAATTTGGTTTGTCTTATGATGAGAAAATATTTATTGGAATTATAAAAAAAATTGTGACTGATGTTAATGTTGGATTAAATAGGGGTTATAAGACATATAGTAATAATGAATTTTATAATTTGTTAGAAAAGCTGGGTGCAAATTTTGTTAAAAGGATTGTTAAATCCTTAAAACCAACTTTTATTGCATTAAATAATGCTCAGATTGCTTTTGATAAGCTTAAAGAGAGTCATAAAAAGCATTTTCAAATGACTTTTAATATGGCTTATAATGGATTTGCGAGGGATTTGAAGAGTATGTTTAATAAGTCTTGTTTTGTAAATATATATAATAGTTCTTTGCAATATGATAATCCTTATCGTGTTGAGTTTGTTTCTCTTTTAAGGTATTTTGATTATATGAATGGTGGCAAAAAATGA
- a CDS encoding nicotinamidase: MKSTFFHLVLNNSALILVDIQNDFLQSGALPVPDGRDIIPLVNKLQNCFKHVVATKDWHPENHISFLSETNVDGWPKHCVQNTWGAAFPEDLDVEKIKAVFLKGQDQNYDSYSGFYDDCNKKNPTGLLKHLKNNKICVVFIVGLALDFCVKETLIDAHNLGFKTYLIIDGTKSISDFPELIIIELKKLGILTCFAKDILINCDL, translated from the coding sequence ATGAAAAGCACATTCTTTCATTTAGTTTTGAATAATTCTGCATTAATACTTGTAGATATTCAGAATGATTTTTTGCAATCAGGAGCACTTCCTGTTCCTGATGGTAGGGATATTATTCCTTTAGTAAATAAACTTCAAAATTGTTTTAAGCATGTTGTTGCAACTAAGGATTGGCATCCTGAGAATCATATAAGTTTTTTAAGTGAGACTAATGTTGATGGTTGGCCTAAACATTGTGTTCAAAATACATGGGGAGCAGCATTTCCAGAAGATTTAGACGTTGAAAAAATCAAAGCTGTTTTTTTAAAAGGACAGGATCAAAATTATGATAGTTATAGTGGATTTTATGATGATTGTAATAAAAAGAATCCTACGGGGCTTTTAAAACATCTTAAGAACAATAAAATTTGTGTGGTGTTTATAGTTGGCTTGGCATTGGATTTTTGTGTAAAGGAAACCCTTATTGACGCTCATAATTTGGGATTTAAAACTTATTTGATAATTGATGGTACAAAAAGCATTTCTGATTTTCCTGAATTGATAATTATAGAGCTTAAGAAGCTTGGAATATTGACCTGTTTTGCAAAAGATATTTTAATTAATTGTGATTTATGA
- a CDS encoding BTA121 domain-containing protein surface lipoprotein, with the protein MVKGTKFNLLLLLFVNAMIILVLTIGCNLKSPRHDVVLYKKSFEKVFLGRELEEVNIPLQRDVDFALHDKQLNELLDTFEMDESEKEFVFYIKEAVTNSDITSETDKTWSQDDFRDILKNLGVVDVRKLIGPKSNFNALSRVRATIKSIKSVYALEKLRSQLGNYERAYFIDLRKAFNAFVNDDNKRYDNSIVGDYTFDFDNLGKEARYIVIFESCYEELPSERQIIIGKMRKILTDTDIGRAEGYRTYDNYEFDVLFGKLGSSEIKDIVEIFLKNLQAIETARIQIDNIYMSDRKDILKRKLDAYEASYHLTIKKVFNSDIVDDIYAKFKSMSITDPDSNFTVGVYDLFYSLGNCALYISSYSVVYRMCAPHHSRAIDYLKGILTQSDGIDSYKRYEVYEFEALFGNANFDFKSILDDHIDTLKKRDEVREFVEGIRDASKKEEQEKELNVLMRNYPKYLRELFHNFDPIYILVNNINHDYAERFVNLKSNITHLEFVRKTQEKLSVKEHEMLMEILSIVTNPNIAVAEGYKTYKDYEVDGLFGDDRFDIVKSIGMHLKVSDLQQEVNKAINGIADVEQKENFKNQFNKLVLGYQVHLKGLFHMITADNIPPVLKIDTSFVNRLNNMLDQIKRMFPQN; encoded by the coding sequence ATGGTTAAAGGAACGAAATTTAATTTATTATTGCTGTTATTTGTTAATGCCATGATCATATTGGTATTAACAATAGGTTGCAATTTAAAATCCCCACGACATGATGTTGTGCTTTATAAAAAATCATTTGAAAAAGTATTTTTGGGCAGAGAGTTAGAAGAAGTAAACATTCCTTTGCAAAGAGATGTTGATTTTGCTTTGCATGATAAGCAACTCAATGAACTCTTAGATACTTTTGAAATGGACGAATCGGAGAAGGAATTTGTTTTTTATATAAAAGAAGCTGTAACTAATTCTGATATAACTTCTGAAACTGACAAGACATGGAGTCAAGATGATTTTCGTGATATTTTAAAAAATTTGGGAGTAGTAGATGTTCGAAAATTAATAGGACCCAAGTCAAATTTTAATGCTTTATCTAGAGTTAGGGCAACTATTAAGTCTATAAAGAGTGTTTATGCTTTAGAAAAATTACGATCTCAGTTGGGTAATTATGAGCGTGCCTATTTTATTGATTTAAGGAAAGCTTTTAATGCATTTGTTAATGATGATAATAAAAGATACGATAATAGTATAGTTGGTGATTATACTTTTGATTTTGATAATCTTGGTAAGGAGGCTAGATATATTGTAATTTTTGAGTCTTGTTATGAGGAATTGCCTAGTGAGAGGCAAATAATAATTGGTAAGATGCGTAAAATACTAACTGATACTGATATTGGTCGTGCTGAGGGTTATAGGACATATGATAATTATGAATTTGATGTTTTATTTGGAAAATTGGGTAGCAGTGAAATTAAAGATATTGTAGAAATATTTTTAAAAAATTTGCAAGCAATTGAAACTGCTCGAATTCAAATTGATAATATTTATATGTCAGATAGAAAAGACATTTTAAAACGAAAGTTGGATGCTTATGAAGCTAGTTATCATTTAACTATTAAAAAGGTATTTAATTCAGATATTGTTGATGATATTTATGCCAAATTTAAATCTATGTCTATTACTGATCCTGATTCTAATTTTACTGTTGGAGTATATGATTTGTTTTATTCACTTGGTAACTGTGCTCTTTATATTTCTTCCTATAGTGTTGTGTATAGAATGTGTGCACCTCATCATAGTAGGGCCATTGATTATCTGAAAGGTATATTAACTCAGTCAGATGGTATTGATAGTTATAAAAGATATGAAGTTTATGAGTTTGAGGCTTTATTTGGTAATGCAAACTTTGATTTTAAATCAATTTTAGATGATCATATAGATACTTTGAAAAAGAGAGATGAAGTTAGGGAATTTGTTGAGGGTATTAGAGATGCATCTAAAAAAGAGGAACAAGAGAAAGAGTTGAATGTTCTTATGAGAAATTATCCAAAATACTTGCGAGAGTTATTTCATAACTTTGATCCCATTTATATTCTTGTTAATAATATAAATCATGACTATGCAGAACGTTTTGTCAATTTGAAATCTAATATTACGCATTTGGAATTTGTAAGAAAAACGCAAGAAAAATTATCAGTAAAGGAACATGAAATGTTGATGGAAATTTTAAGTATAGTGACTAATCCTAATATTGCTGTTGCTGAAGGTTATAAAACATATAAGGATTATGAGGTTGATGGTTTATTTGGTGATGATCGTTTTGATATTGTTAAATCTATAGGTATGCATTTGAAGGTTAGTGATTTACAACAAGAAGTTAATAAAGCGATTAATGGAATTGCTGATGTAGAACAAAAGGAGAATTTTAAAAATCAGTTTAATAAGCTTGTCTTAGGGTATCAAGTTCATTTAAAGGGGTTGTTTCATATGATTACTGCTGATAATATACCTCCTGTACTTAAAATTGATACTTCATTTGTAAATAGACTTAATAATATGCTAGATCAAATTAAAAGGATGTTTCCCCAAAATTAA
- a CDS encoding BTA121 domain-containing protein surface lipoprotein, with amino-acid sequence MFREKIYILLVSLVLIISCNLKSSHIAKDDKGLRSSFGKSVVGGSLHEVDRFLNKPFIPVVEYDTPAVREDVEEMGMGVDIGDMDVELDSLLARLSVPKKDRDVFVYLKKVLCDPTITHDQGVYKTYAISEFHDLLDRWGAERVAIIRSILMKIFTPLKASRILIDGFRNDILKQGLLSRFMFIKRDYESYLKKVFASPDFSSIRVSLEYNNFYYEEFELIEVDALDFKDFTDLRERYSTFIDDDQKGIQEIRDILTSSDIARGQNFKTYSNDEFDILFSSWSNNQVKRVVRMHSGYLRKAKDAEFQIDYLDNIESMDASTDLKDRLVTSLRTWKQKLKDTFSQKNSGYPEYLKQIFNKPTAVEIYNNIPFPSDDDVNGPKFHFPLNDTYFLDVNEYYSTLNKFVSKYNKLSYAEKVAVEFIRNIVFNANIAADKGYKTYTDDYKFYLIFGRDDNYFLNIVWHKLRIDKLKNDIEEYINNIKKDLDRKNEISKERDELVEEYHVSLKKFFHGVNEATFEFDDPLEKNYDDVYDFEYEFRDFYDNINSEFF; translated from the coding sequence GTGTTTAGGGAAAAGATTTATATTTTATTAGTATCATTGGTATTAATAATAAGTTGTAATTTAAAATCTTCGCATATTGCTAAAGATGACAAGGGATTGAGAAGTTCTTTTGGTAAATCTGTTGTTGGTGGTTCGTTGCATGAAGTTGATAGGTTTTTAAATAAGCCTTTTATTCCAGTTGTGGAATATGATACACCAGCTGTAAGAGAGGATGTTGAAGAAATGGGTATGGGTGTAGATATTGGTGATATGGATGTTGAGCTTGATAGTTTGCTTGCTAGACTTAGCGTACCAAAAAAAGATAGAGATGTATTTGTTTATCTAAAAAAAGTATTATGTGATCCTACTATTACGCATGACCAAGGTGTTTATAAGACATATGCAATTTCTGAGTTTCATGATTTGTTGGATCGTTGGGGAGCAGAACGAGTTGCAATTATTAGATCAATCTTAATGAAAATTTTTACTCCATTAAAAGCATCACGGATATTGATTGATGGTTTTAGGAACGATATTCTTAAGCAAGGTTTATTGAGTAGATTTATGTTTATAAAGAGAGATTATGAAAGTTATCTTAAGAAAGTATTTGCTAGTCCTGATTTTTCGAGTATTAGAGTTTCTCTTGAGTATAACAATTTTTATTATGAAGAATTTGAACTGATTGAAGTCGATGCATTAGATTTTAAAGATTTTACAGATTTGAGAGAGCGTTATTCTACATTTATTGATGATGACCAAAAAGGAATTCAAGAGATAAGAGACATATTAACTTCTTCTGATATTGCTAGAGGTCAAAATTTTAAGACATATAGTAATGATGAGTTTGATATTTTATTTAGTAGTTGGAGTAATAATCAAGTTAAAAGAGTTGTGAGAATGCATTCGGGATACCTGAGAAAGGCAAAAGATGCTGAATTTCAAATTGATTATCTTGATAATATAGAAAGTATGGATGCTAGTACAGACTTAAAAGATAGACTAGTTACAAGTTTGAGAACATGGAAGCAAAAATTGAAAGATACATTTTCTCAAAAAAACAGCGGTTATCCAGAGTATTTAAAACAAATATTTAACAAGCCTACTGCTGTTGAAATTTATAACAATATTCCATTTCCTTCAGATGATGATGTTAATGGTCCTAAGTTTCATTTTCCTTTGAATGATACATATTTTTTGGATGTTAATGAATATTATTCTACTCTTAACAAATTTGTTTCTAAGTATAATAAATTGTCTTATGCAGAAAAAGTAGCAGTTGAATTTATAAGAAACATAGTATTTAATGCTAATATTGCTGCAGATAAGGGTTATAAAACATATACAGATGATTATAAATTTTATCTTATCTTTGGAAGAGATGATAATTATTTTTTAAATATAGTATGGCATAAATTGCGAATTGATAAGTTGAAAAATGATATTGAAGAGTATATTAATAACATTAAGAAAGACCTTGATAGAAAAAACGAAATTTCAAAAGAGAGAGATGAGCTAGTAGAAGAATATCATGTTAGTTTGAAAAAATTCTTTCATGGTGTTAATGAGGCTACTTTTGAATTTGATGATCCTTTAGAGAAAAATTATGATGACGTATATGACTTTGAATATGAGTTTAGAGACTTTTATGACAATATTAATAGTGAATTTTTTTAA
- a CDS encoding BTA121 domain-containing protein surface lipoprotein, whose protein sequence is MIRRVCYALLLLLVLIMNCNLTSEDVSDFDGASLVINSLIDQTLDKGNRLLEKYEEGGIDAIDTELHEFLDLFGVSEDGKMLISYIKEVLCDSDIVDAQGKCKTYDYVEFYELLNNFGADKIIAIVNHLLATFNALREAELAISKVSDGDLKRSVQIRFDLKNKAYKLALKKVFSASVFDELYNKIVSYNSSYIDDFINIKIDASSILETEHPKSHYLTLSDDMQKGFDYIKSVVTDPEIAKIQGYKTYSDDEFDALLNDWSIAEVKNLVKMHLGYLESMNYIMKRISLIENIGEIEASIETKNRITESLRIVKKVLEDNFLKLRNSYPVFLKKVFGQSFNFDMYKDFQLKLSVFILCDRDVQSFPSLYNSFSAMQKEMIEDARYILFDAAIFVSEDAVELFDFYFYIMFLQDRKFFDVLENYFSIKEKRKDILEMFANFVKGSFEVK, encoded by the coding sequence GTGATTAGGCGAGTATGTTATGCTTTATTGTTATTATTAGTATTGATAATGAATTGTAACTTAACATCTGAAGATGTTTCTGATTTTGATGGTGCTTCACTTGTTATAAATTCTTTGATTGATCAAACATTAGACAAAGGAAATAGATTGTTAGAGAAGTATGAAGAGGGTGGTATTGATGCTATAGATACTGAACTTCATGAGTTCCTTGATTTATTTGGGGTGTCAGAAGATGGCAAAATGTTGATTTCTTATATAAAAGAAGTATTGTGTGATTCTGATATTGTAGATGCGCAGGGTAAGTGTAAGACATATGACTATGTTGAGTTTTATGAGTTATTAAATAATTTTGGAGCAGATAAAATTATTGCAATTGTGAACCATTTGCTTGCAACTTTTAATGCCTTGCGAGAAGCCGAACTTGCTATTAGTAAGGTTAGTGATGGGGATTTAAAAAGAAGCGTGCAAATTAGATTTGATCTTAAAAATAAGGCTTATAAATTAGCTCTAAAAAAAGTATTTAGTGCGTCTGTTTTTGATGAGCTATATAATAAGATTGTCAGTTATAATAGTTCTTATATTGATGATTTTATTAATATTAAAATTGATGCATCAAGTATTTTAGAAACTGAGCATCCAAAGAGTCATTATTTAACCCTTTCTGATGATATGCAGAAAGGGTTTGATTATATAAAATCCGTAGTAACTGATCCTGAAATTGCTAAGATTCAAGGTTATAAGACATATAGTGATGATGAATTTGATGCTTTATTAAATGATTGGTCTATTGCAGAAGTTAAAAACCTTGTAAAAATGCATTTGGGATATCTTGAAAGTATGAACTATATTATGAAGAGAATCAGTCTCATTGAAAATATAGGAGAGATAGAAGCTTCAATAGAGACAAAAAATAGGATAACAGAATCTTTAAGAATAGTTAAAAAGGTATTGGAAGATAATTTTTTAAAATTGAGAAATAGTTATCCAGTATTTTTGAAAAAAGTATTTGGTCAATCTTTTAACTTTGATATGTATAAGGATTTTCAACTTAAACTTTCTGTCTTTATTTTGTGTGATCGTGATGTTCAGAGTTTTCCCAGTCTATATAATAGTTTTAGTGCTATGCAAAAAGAAATGATTGAAGATGCAAGATATATATTGTTTGATGCTGCTATTTTTGTTAGTGAGGATGCTGTGGAGTTATTTGATTTTTACTTTTATATTATGTTTTTACAGGATAGAAAATTTTTTGATGTGTTAGAAAATTATTTTAGTATTAAGGAAAAACGGAAGGATATTTTGGAGATGTTTGCTAATTTTGTTAAGGGATCCTTTGAAGTAAAGTAA
- a CDS encoding BTA121 domain-containing protein surface lipoprotein: MVMGKDCFLLLLLVLMVLIVDCNLKSPEVLQSEITSNMGFVSRKSLEEDSLFNTFEDFLKNSVEIRDSDINKLLDKFKISNEGKELVLYIKKLLCDPDVVDNKSDYKIYTKSEFYDLLNNLGPDGLYALRKYLWWSYSLLKETEAAVDGLDSDVKRAVLRSKLNYNKNAYHLSLGKIFSESNIGAIYDNIVNYKNLFAKSFVAIQQYALGRIDSQNSELNFYEKSFVILTMGLSDDEQRAIKYIKQIIVDPNTSVCQSCIKYSDYDFDDLLSNWTFSQIQRLARMFLKYLEIRDYIEYKINNLDKIGEIEATEEVQNRIKSVLTLLKDDFMFSFSTFKNEYPRYLQSLFNKSTAAEVYESISSLDFLFDPEFAKSFLIFCYVINYYYSAMHNFPVIYNKLSDLEKKEVEDMRLKVVDSSVNSLLSTDTIADYEFYSLLGDGRFFLPALYAHIKIMKIIEGKNDFLDMIHNDFLGMIHIDLKDSDKLSIISDDFDKFVLNYPTYLKQLFLRLTKDSKNFFNFIDSNLYQHDYKNEFEKIMNKVGEIYNLKKAEELKKACELKKSCELKKSG; encoded by the coding sequence ATGGTTATGGGAAAAGATTGTTTTTTATTGTTATTACTAGTATTAATGGTATTAATAGTGGATTGTAATTTAAAATCCCCAGAAGTTTTGCAATCTGAGATAACATCAAATATGGGCTTTGTGTCTAGAAAATCATTGGAAGAAGATAGTTTATTTAATACGTTTGAAGACTTTTTGAAAAATAGTGTTGAGATTAGAGATAGTGATATTAATAAGTTACTTGATAAATTTAAAATTTCAAATGAAGGAAAAGAATTAGTTTTGTATATAAAAAAATTATTGTGTGATCCTGATGTTGTAGATAATAAAAGTGATTATAAGATATATACAAAATCTGAATTTTATGATTTGTTAAATAATTTGGGGCCTGATGGGCTTTATGCATTAAGGAAGTATTTATGGTGGTCTTATAGTTTATTAAAAGAAACAGAGGCAGCTGTTGATGGTCTTGATAGCGATGTAAAAAGGGCAGTATTACGATCGAAATTAAATTATAACAAAAATGCTTATCATTTAAGTTTAGGAAAAATATTTAGTGAATCAAATATTGGCGCTATATATGACAACATTGTCAATTATAAAAATCTTTTTGCTAAGAGTTTTGTTGCTATTCAACAATATGCATTGGGAAGGATTGATTCCCAAAATTCTGAACTCAATTTTTATGAAAAATCTTTTGTAATACTTACAATGGGGCTTTCTGATGATGAACAGAGGGCAATTAAGTATATCAAACAGATAATAGTTGATCCTAATACTAGTGTATGTCAATCGTGTATTAAATATAGTGATTATGATTTTGATGATTTACTAAGTAATTGGACTTTCAGTCAAATTCAGAGACTTGCAAGAATGTTTTTAAAATATCTTGAAATTAGAGATTATATTGAATATAAGATTAATAATCTTGATAAGATAGGAGAAATAGAAGCTACGGAAGAGGTGCAAAATAGAATAAAATCGGTTTTAACTTTATTAAAGGATGATTTTATGTTTTCTTTTTCTACTTTTAAGAATGAGTATCCACGATATTTACAAAGTTTATTTAATAAGTCTACTGCTGCTGAAGTTTATGAGAGTATTTCATCTCTCGATTTTCTTTTTGATCCTGAGTTTGCTAAAAGTTTTTTGATTTTTTGTTATGTAATTAATTATTATTATAGTGCTATGCATAACTTTCCAGTTATATATAATAAGTTGTCTGATCTAGAAAAAAAAGAAGTTGAGGATATGAGATTAAAAGTAGTTGATTCTTCTGTTAATAGTTTGTTATCTACAGATACTATTGCTGATTATGAATTTTATTCTTTATTAGGTGATGGTAGATTTTTTCTTCCAGCACTTTATGCTCATATTAAAATTATGAAGATCATTGAAGGGAAAAATGATTTTTTAGATATGATTCATAATGATTTTTTAGGTATGATTCATATTGATCTTAAAGATTCTGATAAGTTATCAATAATAAGTGATGATTTTGATAAGTTTGTACTTAATTATCCTACATATTTAAAACAATTGTTTTTGAGATTAACAAAAGATAGTAAAAATTTTTTTAACTTTATTGATAGTAATTTGTATCAACATGATTATAAGAATGAATTTGAGAAAATTATGAATAAAGTTGGGGAAATTTATAATCTTAAAAAGGCTGAAGAATTGAAAAAGGCTTGTGAATTGAAAAAGTCTTGTGAATTGAAAAAGTCTGGATAA